The following are encoded in a window of Solidesulfovibrio magneticus RS-1 genomic DNA:
- a CDS encoding XTP/dITP diphosphatase codes for MDTQTKEDSLKVVLATRNAGKIKELNALLAGLGVTVVGLGEFPEIGEIPETGTTFLENARIKAWAVAKATGLVSLADDSGLCVDALSGAPGVYSARYAGENASDAANNDKLLTVMAHVPEGDRTCRFVSVVVAADPDGRELTAEGAWEGRVAFAPAGDGGFGYDPLFFDALAGKTAAELTPTEKNARSHRGQALAKLVEKWGDWRGKEQE; via the coding sequence ATGGATACCCAGACAAAGGAAGACAGCCTCAAGGTCGTGCTGGCCACCCGCAACGCCGGGAAGATCAAGGAATTAAACGCTCTGCTGGCCGGACTTGGCGTCACCGTGGTCGGACTCGGGGAATTCCCGGAAATCGGCGAAATCCCCGAAACCGGGACGACGTTTCTGGAAAACGCCCGTATCAAGGCCTGGGCCGTGGCCAAGGCCACAGGACTGGTGAGCCTGGCCGACGATTCCGGACTGTGCGTGGACGCCCTGTCCGGCGCGCCCGGCGTTTATTCGGCCCGCTACGCCGGCGAAAACGCCTCCGACGCCGCCAACAATGACAAGCTGCTGACCGTCATGGCCCACGTGCCCGAGGGCGACCGCACCTGCCGGTTCGTCTCGGTGGTGGTTGCGGCCGATCCCGACGGCCGGGAACTCACAGCCGAAGGAGCCTGGGAAGGCCGGGTGGCCTTCGCGCCCGCCGGCGACGGCGGTTTCGGCTACGATCCGCTCTTTTTCGACGCGCTTGCCGGCAAAACCGCCGCTGAACTCACGCCCACCGAAAAAAACGCCCGCAGCCATCGCGGCCAGGCGTTGGCGAAATTGGTGGAGAAATGGGGAGATTGGCGGGGAAAAGAGCAAGAATAA
- a CDS encoding YybH family protein: MLAAFAALVAALCLLAGCGGGKKTKAEPAKPSGFASADAKNIHEFIVRFPDVAASGDAGAMLRLFTEDARYVPLLGKDVRPLRGIGELERQLPASLAEQRRMGLAMQWREPMNIQVKGERASVRAVADLRWNENGQAKQAVMSCYFGLSRDDNYLWRIREFHGEPVGPSFKAPPQTQPAKAPAKKPVRKEKIVIQGEPSKPAAKQPAATPAPQPAPPPAQEKPPYDGPLVEDSPKPFF; encoded by the coding sequence GTGTTGGCGGCGTTCGCCGCGCTTGTGGCGGCCCTGTGTCTGCTGGCCGGCTGCGGCGGCGGCAAAAAAACCAAGGCCGAGCCGGCCAAGCCCTCGGGGTTCGCCTCGGCCGATGCCAAGAACATCCACGAATTCATTGTCCGTTTTCCGGACGTGGCCGCAAGCGGCGACGCCGGGGCCATGCTGCGCCTATTCACCGAAGACGCCCGTTACGTGCCGCTCTTGGGCAAGGACGTGCGTCCCCTCCGGGGGATCGGCGAACTGGAGCGCCAGCTTCCTGCCTCCCTGGCCGAACAGCGCCGCATGGGACTCGCCATGCAGTGGCGCGAACCCATGAACATCCAGGTCAAGGGCGAGCGGGCCAGCGTGCGGGCCGTGGCCGACCTGCGCTGGAACGAAAACGGCCAAGCCAAACAGGCTGTGATGAGCTGTTATTTCGGCCTGTCGCGCGACGACAACTACCTGTGGCGCATCCGGGAGTTCCACGGCGAACCGGTCGGCCCGAGCTTCAAGGCGCCGCCCCAGACCCAGCCGGCCAAGGCCCCGGCCAAAAAGCCCGTGCGCAAGGAAAAGATCGTCATCCAGGGCGAACCGTCAAAGCCCGCCGCCAAACAGCCCGCCGCCACGCCCGCGCCCCAGCCGGCCCCGCCGCCAGCCCAGGAAAAACCGCCCTACGACGGGCCGCTAGTGGAAGACTCGCCGAAGCCATTTTTCTAG
- a CDS encoding HAD family hydrolase gives MPDTIFDAAVFDFDGTLAELVLDFTAMKQLVARQAAAFLPAVPPANGLPALEYAAQLAAAIARTDPDASRRFAAQAAQGIEAMETDGAARASLFPETRAALAALAGRGVKVGVITRNCRRAVLTVFPDLHDFAGVLLARDDTPRVKPDPGHLLAALQALGASPARSLMVGDHPMDLAVGKAAGTRTAAVASGHASRDELARHEPDYLAADVGELVGNLLG, from the coding sequence ATGCCCGACACCATTTTCGATGCCGCCGTCTTCGACTTCGACGGCACCCTGGCCGAGCTGGTCCTGGATTTCACGGCCATGAAACAGCTCGTGGCCCGGCAGGCGGCCGCGTTTTTGCCCGCCGTGCCGCCGGCCAACGGCCTGCCGGCTCTGGAATACGCCGCGCAGCTGGCCGCCGCCATCGCCCGGACCGATCCCGACGCTTCCCGGCGCTTCGCCGCCCAGGCCGCCCAGGGCATCGAAGCCATGGAGACCGACGGGGCCGCCCGGGCCAGCCTTTTCCCCGAAACCCGGGCCGCCCTTGCCGCCCTGGCCGGGCGCGGCGTCAAGGTCGGCGTCATTACCCGCAACTGCCGCCGGGCCGTGTTGACGGTCTTTCCCGATCTCCACGATTTCGCCGGCGTGCTCCTGGCCCGCGACGACACACCACGCGTCAAGCCCGATCCCGGCCATCTGCTGGCCGCGCTCCAGGCCCTGGGTGCTTCGCCGGCCCGGTCGCTCATGGTCGGCGACCACCCCATGGACCTGGCCGTGGGCAAGGCCGCCGGCACGCGTACGGCCGCAGTGGCCAGCGGCCACGCCAGCCGCGACGAACTGGCCCGCCACGAACCGGATTATCTGGCGGCCGACGTGGGGGAGTTGGTGGGGAATTTATTGGGATGA
- a CDS encoding geranylgeranyl reductase family protein codes for MTPTHDVVIVGAGPAGSTAAHVLASRGASVLVLDKAEFPRDKLCAGLLTWKAVDVLERVFGDAPEGLLASGVFNAAPAGYCIRFRDHIIAQGEMFYPFHLTKRRVFDKHLADRAVKAGADVRLGLAVSRVDPATGTVTTADGREFRGRYVLGCDGVASVVRRACPFDGANWKAGMGGALEFYIDRDDPRLAAPAHADLRAEHPTVYAGFLRAGYGWVFPHADRLAIGIGGHSARHGREFRAKFREFVSFLGLPPELADAAKGHGLPYGNYIEKPWHGRVMLAGDAAGLVETLFGEGIYYALRSGELAAEAALAALTRQADPHALYAKGLNRDILPELVWSRKLRRVLYASQSWGFMPLLCFVRGGGRLLAEMVHGIRSYRFLLRRAKGPAV; via the coding sequence ATGACTCCAACACACGACGTCGTCATCGTCGGCGCGGGGCCGGCCGGCTCCACCGCCGCCCATGTGCTGGCTTCCCGGGGCGCAAGCGTCCTGGTCCTCGACAAGGCCGAATTTCCCCGGGACAAACTGTGCGCCGGGCTGCTCACCTGGAAGGCCGTGGACGTGCTGGAGCGCGTTTTCGGCGACGCGCCCGAGGGCCTGCTCGCCTCGGGTGTTTTTAACGCCGCCCCGGCCGGCTACTGCATCCGCTTCCGCGACCACATCATCGCCCAGGGCGAGATGTTTTATCCGTTCCATCTCACCAAACGGCGGGTGTTCGACAAGCATTTAGCCGACCGGGCGGTCAAGGCCGGGGCCGATGTGCGCCTGGGGCTGGCCGTCTCCCGCGTCGATCCGGCCACGGGCACGGTGACCACGGCCGACGGCCGGGAGTTTCGCGGCCGGTATGTGCTTGGCTGCGACGGCGTGGCCAGCGTGGTCCGGCGGGCCTGTCCTTTTGATGGGGCCAACTGGAAGGCCGGCATGGGCGGGGCGTTGGAATTTTACATCGACCGCGACGATCCGCGTCTGGCCGCGCCGGCCCATGCCGATCTGCGGGCCGAGCATCCCACGGTCTACGCCGGATTTTTGCGGGCCGGCTACGGCTGGGTGTTTCCCCATGCCGACCGGCTGGCCATCGGCATCGGCGGGCATAGCGCCCGGCATGGCCGGGAGTTTCGGGCCAAGTTCCGGGAGTTCGTGAGTTTTCTGGGGCTGCCGCCCGAGCTGGCCGACGCGGCCAAGGGGCATGGGCTGCCGTACGGCAACTACATCGAAAAGCCGTGGCATGGCCGGGTGATGCTGGCCGGCGACGCGGCCGGGCTGGTGGAGACGCTTTTCGGCGAGGGCATCTACTACGCCCTGCGCAGCGGCGAGCTGGCCGCCGAGGCGGCCCTGGCGGCGCTGACCCGGCAGGCCGATCCCCACGCCCTCTACGCCAAGGGACTCAACCGCGACATCTTGCCGGAGCTTGTCTGGTCGCGCAAACTGCGCCGGGTGCTCTACGCCAGCCAGTCCTGGGGCTTCATGCCGCTTTTGTGTTTCGTGCGCGGCGGCGGAAGGCTCTTGGCCGAAATGGTGCACGGCATCCGGTCCTACCGTTTCCTGCTGCGCCGCGCCAAAGGCCCGGCCGTCTAA
- a CDS encoding nucleotidyltransferase substrate binding protein produces MPEDIRWKQRFDNYLRALAALSDAAALARTRPLTPLEEQGVIQAFEFTHELAWNVLKDYLEYQGVGNIIGSRGAVREAFRNGLLADGEAWMLMIRDRNLSSHTYDQQTAREIVGRVLAEHHPAFADMARKFRALYDDAGTA; encoded by the coding sequence ATGCCGGAAGACATTCGCTGGAAACAGCGGTTCGACAACTATCTGCGGGCCCTTGCCGCCCTGTCCGACGCGGCGGCCCTGGCCCGGACGCGGCCGCTGACGCCCCTGGAAGAACAGGGCGTGATCCAGGCCTTCGAGTTTACCCATGAACTGGCTTGGAACGTCTTGAAGGACTATCTGGAATACCAGGGCGTCGGGAACATCATCGGCTCCCGGGGGGCCGTGCGCGAGGCCTTTCGCAATGGCCTGCTGGCCGACGGCGAAGCCTGGATGCTGATGATCCGGGACCGCAATCTCTCGTCCCACACTTACGACCAGCAGACCGCCCGGGAGATCGTCGGGCGGGTGCTGGCCGAGCACCATCCCGCTTTTGCGGACATGGCCCGAAAATTCCGCGCCCTGTACGACGACGCAGGAACCGCGTGA
- a CDS encoding nucleotidyltransferase family protein, whose protein sequence is MPFGLGEQTLARIRAVLAAHPAVEQAVLYGSRAKGTHKPGSDIDLTLCGEALTPRELSRIAEALDALDLPYVIDLSAFGQLHHAALREHIERVGVVIYARTPDGGS, encoded by the coding sequence ATGCCGTTCGGACTTGGCGAGCAGACGCTGGCGCGCATACGCGCCGTACTGGCGGCGCATCCCGCCGTGGAACAGGCGGTGCTGTACGGATCGCGGGCCAAGGGCACGCACAAGCCCGGCTCGGACATCGACCTGACCCTTTGCGGCGAGGCCCTCACCCCCAGGGAGTTAAGCCGCATCGCCGAAGCCCTCGACGCCCTCGACCTGCCTTACGTCATTGATCTTTCCGCCTTTGGCCAGTTGCATCACGCCGCCCTGCGCGAACACATCGAACGTGTTGGCGTCGTGATTTACGCCCGCACCCCCGACGGCGGCAGCTGA
- the recA gene encoding recombinase RecA — protein sequence MAKKPALSPQEFRSEALATALTTIERKHGQGAVMRLEDSAHVKIPAIPTGSIGLDLALGIGGIPKGRITEIYGPESSGKTTLALHIIAESQKLGGTAAFIDAEHALDVNYARRLGVNTPEMLISQPDFGEQALDIADLLVRSGAVDVVVIDSVAALIPQAELEGEMGETQVGGQARLMSHAMRKLTGTIHKSQTSVIFINQIRMKIGMTGYGSPETTTGGNALKFYASVRLDIRRIQTLKDKEETYGSRCRVKVVKNKVAPPFREALFDILYGTGVSREGELIDMGVEAGIVDKSGAWFAFGSERLGQGRDNVRAFLQEHTDIRDQIEGKLREHLGFAEYVPPPSPEVMEEEDGM from the coding sequence ATGGCCAAAAAGCCCGCTTTAAGCCCCCAAGAGTTCCGCAGCGAAGCCCTCGCCACCGCGCTCACCACCATCGAGCGCAAACACGGCCAGGGCGCCGTCATGCGCCTGGAAGATTCCGCCCATGTGAAAATCCCGGCCATCCCCACCGGCTCCATCGGCCTCGATCTGGCCCTGGGCATCGGCGGCATCCCCAAGGGCCGCATCACCGAAATTTACGGCCCGGAATCCTCGGGCAAGACCACGCTGGCCCTGCATATCATCGCCGAATCCCAAAAGCTCGGCGGCACCGCCGCCTTCATTGACGCCGAACACGCCCTCGACGTCAACTACGCCCGGCGTCTGGGCGTCAACACCCCGGAAATGCTCATCTCCCAGCCCGACTTCGGCGAGCAGGCCCTGGACATCGCCGATCTCCTCGTGCGCTCCGGAGCCGTGGACGTGGTCGTCATCGACTCCGTGGCCGCGCTCATCCCCCAGGCCGAACTCGAAGGCGAAATGGGCGAAACGCAGGTCGGCGGACAGGCCCGGCTCATGTCCCACGCCATGCGCAAACTCACCGGCACCATCCACAAGTCGCAGACCTCGGTCATCTTCATCAACCAGATCCGCATGAAGATCGGCATGACCGGCTACGGCAGCCCGGAAACCACCACCGGCGGCAACGCGCTCAAATTCTACGCCAGCGTGCGCCTGGACATCCGCCGTATCCAGACGCTCAAGGACAAGGAAGAAACCTACGGCAGCCGCTGCCGGGTCAAGGTCGTCAAGAACAAGGTCGCGCCGCCCTTCCGTGAAGCGCTGTTCGATATCCTCTACGGCACCGGCGTGTCCCGCGAAGGCGAACTCATCGACATGGGCGTCGAAGCCGGCATCGTCGACAAGTCCGGCGCCTGGTTCGCCTTCGGTTCCGAACGCCTGGGCCAGGGCCGCGACAACGTGCGGGCCTTCCTGCAGGAACACACCGACATCCGCGACCAGATCGAAGGTAAACTGCGCGAACACCTCGGCTTCGCCGAATACGTGCCGCCGCCTTCGCCCGAGGTGATGGAAGAAGAAGACGGGATGTAG
- the alaS gene encoding alanine--tRNA ligase, producing the protein MMTATEIRAKFLEYFASKGHQVVASSPLVPREDPTLLFTNAGMVQFKKVFLGQDKPGYSRATTSQKCLRVGGKHNDLENVGRTARHHTFFEMLGNFSFGDYFKEDAITFAWEFLTEVIGLDKSRLYATVYLDDDEAHGLWKKIAGLSDERIFRLGEKDNFWSMGDTGPCGPCSEIMYDRGEEVGCGPNCGIGTCDCDRYLEIWNLVFMQFDQIEPGNRVALPRPSIDTGMGLERIAAVVQGVHSNFDIDLFQTIISSAAQIAGVTYGDNDEHDTALRVIGDHSRSVAFLLADGVMPSNEGRGYVLRRLIRRALRFGKLIGLSDPFLYKTAGVVVDVMGPAYPELVASREFMERVVREEEERFGVTLDKGLAILAEELDRMAAAGETTITGEFAFKLYDTYGFPLDIVNDVAGKRGMAADEDGYRVCMAEQKARAKKAWKGSGETDPAVLFLELLESGMKSRFTGYTELTAKSRVNALISAEGQAVERLIAGETGYMVSAVTPFYGESGGQAGDVGTVTTLTGDVAVLGTMKAGPELTAHHIQVQKGEILLDQEAELVVDAAVRAATARNHTCTHLLHKALKNVLGGHVNQAGSLVTPDRLRFDFSHVSAMTAEELARVEDEVNAAILLDAPVVVEELGIEAARAKGATALFGEKYGDVVRVVEVPGVSMELCGGTHIGATGQAGSFYILSESGVAAGTRRIEAVTGVNALRHVREMRGELDEALKTVKAKPGELGARVKKLLDEIKALGKDKEQLAAKLASGQGRDLMAGLEEIGGVKVLCARVDAPSVKAMREAMDDLRSKLPSGVVAIASEQEGGKVSLIVAVSKDLHDRFTAPTLIKDAAAAVGGSGGGRPDMAQAGGTNPAGIDEALAKVKAAVAG; encoded by the coding sequence ATGATGACGGCAACCGAGATTCGCGCCAAGTTTCTGGAATATTTCGCGTCCAAGGGTCATCAGGTCGTGGCGTCCTCGCCGCTGGTGCCGCGCGAAGACCCCACGCTCCTGTTCACCAACGCCGGCATGGTGCAGTTCAAGAAGGTGTTCCTGGGCCAGGACAAGCCCGGCTACTCCCGGGCCACCACCTCCCAGAAGTGCCTGCGCGTGGGCGGCAAGCACAACGACCTGGAAAACGTCGGCCGCACCGCCCGCCACCACACCTTTTTCGAGATGCTCGGCAACTTCTCCTTTGGCGACTACTTCAAGGAAGACGCCATCACGTTCGCCTGGGAATTTCTCACCGAGGTGATCGGCCTGGACAAATCGCGCCTCTACGCCACGGTCTACCTCGACGACGACGAGGCCCACGGGCTGTGGAAAAAGATCGCCGGCCTGTCCGACGAACGCATCTTCCGCCTGGGCGAGAAGGACAACTTCTGGTCCATGGGCGACACCGGCCCCTGCGGCCCCTGCTCGGAAATCATGTACGACCGGGGCGAGGAAGTGGGCTGCGGCCCGAACTGCGGCATCGGCACCTGCGACTGCGACCGCTACCTCGAAATCTGGAACCTCGTGTTCATGCAGTTCGACCAGATCGAGCCCGGCAACCGCGTGGCCCTGCCCCGGCCGAGCATCGACACCGGCATGGGCCTGGAACGCATCGCCGCCGTCGTCCAGGGCGTGCACTCCAATTTCGACATCGACCTGTTCCAGACCATCATCAGCTCGGCCGCCCAGATCGCCGGGGTGACCTACGGCGACAACGACGAGCACGACACCGCCCTGCGCGTCATCGGCGACCACAGCCGCTCGGTGGCCTTCCTTTTGGCCGACGGCGTCATGCCCTCCAACGAGGGCCGGGGCTACGTGCTGCGCCGCCTGATCCGCCGGGCCTTGCGGTTCGGGAAATTGATCGGCCTGTCCGATCCCTTCCTCTACAAGACCGCCGGCGTGGTGGTGGACGTCATGGGGCCGGCCTATCCCGAGCTGGTCGCCAGCCGCGAATTCATGGAACGCGTGGTGCGCGAGGAAGAAGAACGCTTCGGCGTCACCCTCGACAAGGGCCTGGCCATCCTGGCCGAGGAACTCGACCGCATGGCCGCTGCCGGCGAAACCACCATCACCGGCGAATTCGCCTTCAAGCTCTACGACACCTACGGATTTCCGCTGGACATCGTCAACGACGTGGCCGGCAAGCGCGGCATGGCCGCCGACGAGGACGGGTATCGGGTCTGCATGGCCGAGCAGAAGGCCCGGGCCAAGAAAGCCTGGAAGGGTTCGGGCGAGACCGACCCGGCCGTGCTGTTCCTGGAGCTGCTCGAATCCGGCATGAAGTCCCGGTTCACGGGCTACACCGAGCTGACCGCCAAAAGCCGCGTCAACGCGCTCATTTCCGCCGAAGGCCAGGCTGTTGAGCGCCTCATTGCCGGCGAGACCGGCTACATGGTCTCGGCCGTGACGCCCTTTTACGGCGAATCCGGCGGCCAGGCCGGCGACGTCGGCACAGTAACGACGCTCACCGGCGACGTGGCCGTGCTGGGCACCATGAAAGCCGGGCCGGAACTGACCGCCCATCACATCCAAGTCCAAAAAGGCGAGATCCTGCTCGATCAGGAAGCCGAGCTGGTCGTGGACGCCGCCGTCCGCGCCGCCACCGCCCGCAACCATACCTGCACCCACCTGCTCCACAAGGCGCTCAAAAACGTCCTTGGCGGCCACGTCAACCAGGCCGGTTCGCTGGTCACCCCGGACCGCCTGCGCTTCGACTTCTCCCACGTCTCGGCCATGACCGCCGAAGAGCTGGCCAGGGTCGAGGACGAGGTCAACGCGGCCATCCTGCTGGACGCGCCGGTGGTTGTTGAAGAACTCGGCATCGAAGCCGCCCGGGCCAAGGGAGCCACCGCCCTTTTCGGCGAGAAATACGGCGACGTGGTACGCGTGGTCGAAGTGCCGGGCGTGTCCATGGAACTGTGCGGCGGCACCCACATCGGCGCCACCGGCCAGGCCGGCAGCTTCTACATTCTCTCGGAGTCCGGCGTCGCGGCCGGCACCCGCCGCATCGAGGCGGTCACGGGCGTAAACGCCCTGCGCCACGTGCGCGAGATGCGCGGCGAACTCGATGAGGCGCTCAAAACCGTCAAGGCCAAGCCGGGCGAACTCGGCGCGCGCGTCAAGAAGCTGCTGGATGAGATCAAAGCTCTGGGCAAGGACAAGGAACAGCTGGCCGCCAAGCTGGCCTCGGGCCAGGGTCGCGACCTCATGGCCGGCCTTGAGGAGATCGGCGGCGTCAAGGTCCTGTGCGCCCGGGTGGACGCCCCCAGCGTCAAGGCCATGCGCGAGGCCATGGACGATCTGCGAAGCAAACTGCCCTCCGGCGTCGTGGCCATCGCCTCGGAGCAGGAAGGCGGCAAGGTGAGCCTGATCGTGGCCGTCAGCAAGGACCTCCACGACCGCTTCACCGCCCCGACGCTCATCAAGGACGCCGCGGCGGCCGTCGGCGGCTCCGGCGGCGGCCGTCCCGACATGGCCCAGGCCGGCGGCACGAACCCGGCCGGCATCGACGAAGCCTTGGCCAAGGTCAAGGCCGCTGTGGCGGGGTAA
- a CDS encoding CatA-like O-acetyltransferase, with translation MKLIDLNTWPRREHFAFFQSRRNPCVAVTAPVSVENLLRFRQQCGDGKPRLSDCVYYAIMRSANAVPELRQRLVDLRPVEFAQVDAAFTYQPKGRDLHANCVAAYDASFARFRQTMEAARQAADAAPTLTPPGGESQGLIYMTNLPDVAFTALSNPWDDPWRDSVPRVAFGKIDPSRLTMPVALEALHSFVDGRHVGEFFGGIEAVMAEPERVFGGEASGGQRG, from the coding sequence ATGAAGCTGATCGACCTGAACACCTGGCCCCGCCGGGAGCATTTTGCCTTTTTCCAGTCCCGGCGAAACCCCTGCGTTGCGGTCACCGCGCCGGTTAGCGTGGAGAACTTGTTGCGCTTTCGCCAGCAGTGTGGCGACGGAAAGCCGCGCCTGTCGGACTGCGTCTATTACGCCATCATGCGCAGCGCCAACGCCGTGCCGGAACTGCGCCAGCGGCTAGTGGATTTACGTCCCGTGGAATTCGCCCAGGTGGACGCCGCCTTCACTTACCAGCCCAAGGGCCGCGACCTGCACGCCAACTGCGTCGCCGCCTACGACGCCTCCTTCGCGCGCTTCCGCCAGACCATGGAGGCGGCACGACAGGCGGCCGACGCCGCCCCGACCCTGACGCCCCCGGGCGGCGAAAGCCAAGGGCTCATCTATATGACCAACCTGCCCGACGTGGCCTTCACGGCCCTGTCCAATCCCTGGGACGATCCCTGGCGCGACTCCGTGCCGCGCGTGGCCTTCGGCAAGATCGACCCGAGCCGCCTGACCATGCCCGTGGCCCTGGAAGCCCTGCACAGCTTCGTGGACGGCCGCCATGTGGGGGAGTTTTTCGGGGGGATTGAGGCGGTGATGGCCGAGCCTGAGAGGGTGTTTGGAGGAGAAGCCTCCGGCGGCCAAAGGGGGTGA
- a CDS encoding type II toxin-antitoxin system HicB family antitoxin, with amino-acid sequence METPRYPFEITLLDEDDGPGYLITFPDLPGCMSDGATVEEAIANGADAEKAWIDAARKWGDAVPEPGQGPNKTGEFRTRVPKSLHARLARQAAVEGVSMNTLAVALLAEGLGRRQAGGR; translated from the coding sequence ATGGAAACTCCTCGCTATCCATTCGAAATAACATTGCTTGATGAAGACGACGGCCCGGGCTACCTCATCACTTTTCCTGATCTGCCCGGCTGTATGTCCGATGGCGCGACCGTCGAAGAGGCCATTGCCAACGGCGCGGACGCTGAAAAGGCCTGGATCGATGCTGCCCGAAAATGGGGCGACGCCGTGCCCGAACCGGGGCAGGGGCCGAACAAGACCGGCGAGTTTCGCACCCGCGTGCCCAAGAGCCTTCATGCCCGGTTGGCCCGGCAGGCCGCCGTGGAGGGCGTCAGCATGAACACCCTGGCCGTGGCGCTGCTGGCCGAAGGCCTCGGCCGCCGGCAGGCCGGGGGGCGATAG
- the pyrF gene encoding orotidine-5'-phosphate decarboxylase, which produces MTAPSADRRLIVALDVPTATQALELADRLSPQVNFFKVGLQLFLDAGFAVCDALSKRGHEVMLDLKFHDIPQTVALTTAQLANHDIALATVHGYPQVVAAAAKAKGKTKILAVTVLTSLGQEELEQSGFAGTLADLVRLRAETSLEAGADGIVCSPLETAFLRKALGGKPIIATPGIRPLDSVADDQTRTATPKAAIVAGATHIIVGRPITKAPDPAAAAREILAEIG; this is translated from the coding sequence ATGACCGCACCATCCGCCGACCGCCGTCTCATCGTCGCCCTGGACGTCCCCACCGCGACCCAGGCCCTGGAACTGGCCGACCGCCTGTCGCCCCAGGTCAATTTCTTCAAGGTCGGGCTGCAGCTCTTTCTCGACGCCGGCTTTGCCGTGTGCGACGCGCTTTCCAAACGCGGCCACGAGGTCATGCTCGACCTCAAATTCCACGACATCCCCCAGACGGTGGCCCTGACCACGGCCCAGCTGGCCAACCACGACATCGCCCTGGCCACGGTGCACGGCTATCCGCAGGTGGTGGCCGCCGCCGCCAAGGCCAAGGGAAAGACGAAGATCCTGGCCGTCACGGTGCTGACGAGCCTGGGACAGGAAGAGCTGGAGCAGTCGGGATTCGCCGGCACGCTTGCCGATCTGGTGCGGCTGCGGGCCGAGACGTCGCTGGAGGCCGGAGCCGACGGCATCGTCTGCTCCCCCCTGGAGACGGCGTTTTTGCGCAAGGCGCTTGGCGGCAAGCCCATCATCGCCACGCCGGGCATCCGGCCCCTGGACAGCGTCGCCGACGACCAGACCCGCACGGCCACGCCCAAAGCCGCCATCGTCGCCGGCGCGACCCACATCATCGTCGGCCGCCCCATCACCAAAGCCCCCGACCCGGCGGCGGCGGCCAGGGAGATTTTGGCGGAGATCGGCTAG